From the genome of Bradyrhizobium sp. ORS 278:
ACGGGCGACCTGAAGCTGGCCTATGCCAGCGACGGCGCAGCGCCGGATCCCTACGCAGGCTTCGAGACCCGGGTGGTTCCGGAGAATGTCACCCTGCTGCCCAAGACCAAGGAGCAGATCACCGGCGGCAACCCGCTCGGCGAGCGCGTCCACCTGGTCAAGAAGGGCGACACCGTCGCCTCGATCCTGCGCGACCAGGGCGCCACGCCGGACGAGGCCAAGGCGATCGCCGGCCAGCTCGGCCCCCGCGGCCGAGAGGGCGGCCTGAAGGAAGGCGAGAAGCTGCGCATCATGATGGCGCCGGCGAGCCCTGCTCCCGGCGCGCGCCTGCAGCCGGTCCGCGTCATCGTTGCGAATGACACCATGATCGAAGCCGTCGCGGCGCTGTCCGACCTCGGCAAATATGTCGCCGTCGACGTGCAGAGCATGAACACGGTGACGGAGACCGCGGACAACACCAACGACGACGAGGAGGATGACGGCACCGGCGTCCGCCTCTACCAGAGCATCTACGAGACCGCGCTGCGCAACAAGGTGCCGGCGCCGGTCATCGAGGACATGATCCGGATCTATTCCTACGACGTCGACTTCCAGCGCCGTGTGCAGCCGGGCGACTCGTTCGACGTGTTCTATGCCGGCGACGACGACGACAAGCCGGGCACCAACGAGAAGAGCGAGGTGCTGTTCGCATCCCTCACGGTCGGCGGCGAGACCAAGAAGTACTACCGGTTCCAGACCCCCGACGACAGCGTCGTCGACTATTACGACGAGACCGGCAAGAGCGCGAAGAAGTTCCTGGTCCGCAAGCCCGTCAACAATGCGATCATGCGCTCCGGCTTCGGCGGCCGCCGCCATCCGATCCTCGGCTATGTGAAGATGCACACCGGCGTCGACTGGGCCACCGCCTACGGCACGCCGATTTTCGCCGCCGGCAACGGAGTGCTGGAGAAGGTCGGCACCGAAGGCGGCTACGGCAAGTACATCCGCATCAAGCACAACAACGGCTATGAGACCGCCTACGGCCACATGTCGGCATTCGTGAAGGGCATGGAGCCGGGCAAGCGCGTGCGCCAGGGCCAGGTCATCGGCTTCGTCGGCTCGACCGGTCAGTCGACCGGCCCGCACGTCCATTACGAGATCCTGGTCAACGGCCGCTTCGTCGATCCCTTGCGCGTCAAGCTGCCGCGCGGCCGCTCGCTCGAGGGCCAGATCATGGCCGGCTTCGAGAAGGAGCGCGACCGCGTCGACCAGATGATGGCTGGCCGCAACGGCACCGCGCGAATCTCGGACGCCGGCCCGATCCCGGTGAGCCGGTAAGGTGCTGATGGCCTATGCGCCACCAACCTCGCTTAATATTGTCTGATGACTGTACTCTAGACCAATGGCGAAGCCGAGGCGTGGATATCAGAATTGGTCTGGATTGAGGTTGAAGTACAGAACTTGAAGGTGCAACGTGTTAGCGTAGCGCGCTTTCCAGCTCTTGATCGAAAGATTTTGGGCAAACTTCGCCTGCCTTGAGCTGTTCGAAAAAATCTGAGTGTTGTCGGTATTCCCTCCAGGATTCTGGCCTACAATTCCAACATGCCCGTGGACACTTCCCGTTGGAGGCGTGGGGGAGATTATGATGGAACCAGGAGACGGCGCATCCACCTGAGTGTGATTCCGTCTCAACGCATCAAACAGGCCCGCGGTGCCCAAGCCGTTTTTTCCTCGGCCCTCGGTGCTTATGGGTTTGCCTAGCGCTAAGCGCACCACCTCGTTGACGGCCCAAGCGCAAGCCAAGTTGCCTCCGCCGGTGCCCGGGACGCCACT
Proteins encoded in this window:
- a CDS encoding M23 family metallopeptidase, which translates into the protein MNHRTSRGGMAREVGMIDLGHEPPLSVDGSEAAVIDRRRVSVQWFSGTILTGLCGAALIGGAVFASLDGELTFARMPERVESALRGAFGGNDRVATLRKSDRLPPPSEAAAARNVVRVSTVTRAGTREVIRVRPYVRISGNLSMTTSDLSAKIPPFNAQRLLTDADNDKTGTGDDPNNPAAIEPDAEVSFVTKDLAAVLPKAKIAASVALDEIVMRVRDAANWRGNNGGVRYASLANAAADASGATGDLKLAYASDGAAPDPYAGFETRVVPENVTLLPKTKEQITGGNPLGERVHLVKKGDTVASILRDQGATPDEAKAIAGQLGPRGREGGLKEGEKLRIMMAPASPAPGARLQPVRVIVANDTMIEAVAALSDLGKYVAVDVQSMNTVTETADNTNDDEEDDGTGVRLYQSIYETALRNKVPAPVIEDMIRIYSYDVDFQRRVQPGDSFDVFYAGDDDDKPGTNEKSEVLFASLTVGGETKKYYRFQTPDDSVVDYYDETGKSAKKFLVRKPVNNAIMRSGFGGRRHPILGYVKMHTGVDWATAYGTPIFAAGNGVLEKVGTEGGYGKYIRIKHNNGYETAYGHMSAFVKGMEPGKRVRQGQVIGFVGSTGQSTGPHVHYEILVNGRFVDPLRVKLPRGRSLEGQIMAGFEKERDRVDQMMAGRNGTARISDAGPIPVSR